In a single window of the Necator americanus strain Aroian chromosome X, whole genome shotgun sequence genome:
- a CDS encoding hypothetical protein (NECATOR_CHRX.G22470.T2), with translation MTLVFHKRPILLSAKTLQSLLDKYSTYSDEIKPSGTDEERYEEYLSAANLLSGSIETIKMSRNALQALIDKLQKEYEEARSKGNKKDLTNEVEEIENNTQFNERIAKANEMVYILSARVTEARNHMGKLARKMGITHRELTKQKPARINETHADQQTATESTATEETEEGSSQNDAIWLSEDNSNSEKSREDDEDFICRTLKPRQLSLPRFYGDEEEFPEFWAIYETLVDQSKVLSTVEKMLLLRDSLKGRAETAIKGIQLIPQNYKWMINALKNKYGNKPTNRAKIVQKLINLPAAKNDADSCMNTFDKIRMLMNQMVSAGQNIPQMQDAMWTEKILEKFPYTIVKNVLVTIQDQDEVKIEDVMDHLEKEINAKKFVDARLKGRVKFENHPNRRQYGVDVTEPPKFGKICRFCDNSNHISANCRTITDIKSRRNMVKEARQCWKCFSEEHSSYDCQKPNCPKCGKMHDVSLCISTSNDGNRTRCSAGDRSRNQSSSNTVPVPRNNTTTRNQYGNGRNNGNVRNNQQTNPHTADHSTNHSAEGSVYIDKRKEQVVLMTAEGNVWNNNTRQFEKLLFFFDTGAQKTIIREQTAREFGLPTQKTEIYTMSGIGGHTEKYQTNIVPLKISNAFGKEIHMTIQTKPIITNDFSSVRLNDADKQYLQDKEICINNPRVRGEHQNPQILVGLDNYYDLVNTADTITLPSGLRIARTVFGPTVHGKGSINSQQEATTITHGLSLVQEQNESEILQKLFELDSLGISSEECDKNENTFEYFKSYSKSISFENGVVTVPFPLKDNVIDLTDNYGIAYRRLISLQRQLSNNIHQREWYNKIMNDYIQNGVVELVHGQNKNSAGTYYMPHSGVWKPEKAKPLRIVFDASSKRVGQLSLNDVIYTGESFVNKTHDVLVASRTSGIILLCDIEAAFTQIRLVEDHKDLCRFLWLKDMNKPPNRDNIAEYRFNRLPFGNTSAPSILNMAILAYLNHKNTPLSLEIAKNIYVDNILLCATTKEEALEKYTASKNIFREIGMNLREYISNSAEVNRAIPKEDRAPTDNIKLLGVKYDTKSDEFVMKVTIPQKEKLTKRDIVSQINSIYDPVGLASPLIIKLKSLMREIYDTGIEWKQYVPQALCIKWNSVIQEINNACIRVSQPLLRSPTSHTSRISLWVFCDASKMAISTCAYLRCENTNEITSLISGKSKLTPKKIQQTIPRLELLAILIGLRMAKTILDSINIEIISVNVASDSEIAPVD, from the coding sequence ATGACACTTGTTTTTCACAAAAGGCCGATATTGCTGAGTGCAAAAACGCTGCAGTCACTACTGGATAAGTACAGTACTTACTCAGATGAGATAAAACCATCAGGAACAGATGAGGAAAGGTACGAAGAGTATCTCAGTGCTGCAAATTTGCTCTCTGGAAGCATAGAGACAAtcaaaatgagcagaaacGCTCTTCAGGCATTGATAGATAAGTTgcaaaaagaatatgaagaagCAAGATctaagggaaataaaaaagacctCACAAATGAAGTTGAGGAGATTGAAAATAACACGCAATTCAATGAAAGGATTGCAAAGGCAAACGAAATGGTATATATACTAAGTGCCAGGGTCACAGAAGCACGGAATCACATGGGAAAACTTGCAAGGAAGATGGGAATAACTCATAGAGAGCTCACAAAACAAAAGCCTGcaagaataaatgaaactcACGCAGATCAGCAGACCGCAACAGAGTCAACTGCGACTGAGGAAACCGAAGAAGGTTCTTCACAAAATGACGCCATTTGGCTCTCGGAAGACAATTCAAATTccgaaaaaagtagagaagacGATGAAGATTTCATATGTCGTACTCTCAAACCAAGGCAACTAAGTTTGCCACGATTCTACGGGGACGAAGAAGAGTTCCCTGAATTTTGGGCAATATATGAAACGCTCGTTGACCAAAGTAAGGTTTTAAGTACAGTCGAAAAAATGCTGTTACTTAGAGATAGCCTCAAAGGGAGAGCAGAAACAGCCATAAAAGGCATACAATTGATCCCACAAAATTATAAGTGGATGAttaatgctttgaaaaataaatacggTAATAAACCGACTAACAGAgcaaaaatagtgcaaaaattaatcaatttgccagcagcaaagaatgatgctgATAGCTGTATGAACACGTTCGACAAAATTCGAATGCTCATGAATCAAATGGTCTCTGCAGGCCAAAATATACCACAAATGCAAGATGCGATGTGGACggagaaaattttggagaaatttccttACACTATAGTGAAAAACGTTCTTGTTACAATTCAAGATcaagatgaagtgaaaatagaAGATGTAATGGATCATCTTGAGAAGGAGATTAATGCAAAAAAGTTTGTAGACGCACGCTTAAAAGGTcgtgtaaaatttgaaaaccatCCGAACCGAAGACAATACGGTGTGGATGTTACAGAACCcccaaaatttggaaaaatttgtcgTTTTTGTGACAACTCAAATCATATATCAGCGAACTGCCGAACAATCACTGATATTAAATCAAGGCGAAATATGGTGAAAGAAGCCAGACAATGCTGGAAATGTTTCTCAGAAGAACACAGCAGTTATGACTGTCAGAAACCAAATTGTCCTAAATGTGGCAAAATGCACGATGTAAGCCTTTGCATTTCCACTTCAAATGATGGTAACAGGACAAGATGTAGCGCTGGTGACCGATCGCGCAATCAAAGCTCCTCCAATACCGTACCAGTTCCAAGAAATAACACTACTACTCGGAATCAATACGGCAATGGCCGCAATAATGGTAACGTCCGCAACAATCAGCAGACAAATCCTCATACAGCTGATCACAGTACTAACCACTCAGCCGAAGGTTCCGTGTACattgacaaaagaaaagagcaagtAGTCCTGATGACTGCCGAAGGAAATGTTTGGAATAATAACACCAGACAATTCGAAaaactcctgtttttctttgacactGGAGCTCAAAAAACCATCATTAGAGAGCAGACCGCAAGGGAATTTGGTCTTCCAACTCAGAAAACCGAAATCTACACAATGTCAGGTATAGGTGGACATACcgaaaaatatcaaacaaaCATTGTCCCCCTCAAAATCAGCAATGCCTTTGGCAAGGAGATCCATATGACGATTCAAACCAAGCCAATTATCACTAATGACTTTTCGTCTGTACGTCTCAACGATGCAGATAAACAATACCTCCAAGACAAAGAGATTTGCATAAACAATCCGAGAGTTCGCGGTGAacatcaaaacccgcaaataTTAGTCGGTCTAGATAACTATTACGACCTCGTAAACACAGCTGACACTATAACTTTGCCATCTGGTTTACGCATTGCGCGTACGGTATTCGGGCCAACGGTACACGGCAAAGGGTCAATCAATTCGCAGCAAGAAGCGACAACGATAACACATGGCCTCAGCCTCGTTCAAGAACAGAATGAAtcagaaattctacagaagtTGTTCGAACTAGATAGTTTAGGAATATCATCAGAAGAATGTGATAAGAACGAAAACACATTCGAGTACTTCAAAAGCTATTCGAAATCAATATCGTTTGAAAACGGCGTTGTAACCGTACCCTTTCCCTTGAAAGATAATGTCATCGACCTAACGGATAATTACGGAATAGCGTACCGTCGATTGATTTCGTTACAAAGACAACTATCAAATAATATCCACCAGCGTGAGTGgtataacaaaataatgaacgaTTATATCCAAAACGGAGTTGTCGAATTAGTCCAcggacaaaataaaaattcggcCGGCACTTACTACATGCCACATTCCGGAGTTTGGAAGCCAGAAAAGGCAAAACCATTGAGGATAGTATTTGATGCTTCCTCTAAGAGAGTCGGACAGCTTTCGCTGAATGATGTGATCTACACAGGAGAATCCTTCGTGAACAAAACTCATGATGTTCTAGTTGCAAGTAGAACCAGTGGAATTATTCTTTTATGCGATATTGAAGCGGCTTTCACGCAAATCAGACTAGTGGAAGATCATAAAGATTTGTGTCGGTTTTTATGGCTGAAAGACATGAATAAGCCTCCAAATCGAGACAACATAGCAGAATACAGATTCAATCGTTTGCCCTTCGGTAACACCTCGGCACCAAGTATTCTTAACATGGCCATTCTGGCATATTTAAATCACAAGAATACTCCGCTCTCACTGGAGattgcaaaaaatatttatgtggACAATATTCTCTTATGCGCCACCACCAAAGAGGAAGCACTGGAAAAATATACTGcttcaaagaatattttccgTGAAATCGGCATGAATTTACGAGAATATATTTCAAACTCTGCTGAAGTTAACAGAGCTATCCCAAAAGAGGATAGAGCGCCCACAGACAACATAAAACTTCTTGGCGTCAAATATGACACCAAATCGGACGAATTTGTGATGAAAGTTAcaattccacaaaaagaaaaactaaccaaACGCGATATTGTAAGCCAAATAAACTcgatctatgatcccgtaggCCTCGCAAGCCCACTGATTATCAAACTGAAGTCTCTAATGAGAGAAATTTATGATACAGGGATAGAATGGAAACAATACGTTCCGCAAGCGCTGTGTATTAAATGGAATTCTGTAATACAAGAGA
- a CDS encoding hypothetical protein (NECATOR_CHRX.G22471.T1), with translation MDECFGILNERSQYIKLTREQPKDGWLPYLNAQIKLHNGIASVKWYRKESSKTIMINAKSAHPNGMKKAIIRNMVKTATAMCTEDREREELKLATSIASSNVHSRLKSNIQSRPTNNIVRILREGRIPWCIPFVSDSLTAAIHRTLLRAQLQDDVVLVNIPNDSIKRQLVRDRFYDRQCVSECCVVCPFGKTADSTNIGVIYQIECLMCNAIYIGETGRMLNVRIKEHLAGKR, from the coding sequence atggacgaatgcTTTGGAATTCTGAATGAACGAtcgcagtacataaaactcactcgagaacaaccaaaagatggttggctgccttatttgaatgctcaaataaaactgcacaatggcattgcaagtgtgaaatggtatcgcaaggaAAGCTCGAAAACCATAATGATAAACGCAAAGTCAGCCCATCCTAatggcatgaaaaaggcaattatccgaaatatggtcaaaacagcaacagcaatgtgcacagaggatagagaacgggaggaactaaaactagccacaagcatagctagttcaaacgTGCACTCGAGATTGAAATCTAACATCCAATCTCGACCTACGAACAACATAGTGAGGATCCTacgtgaaggtagaattccttggtgcatccccttcgtctctgactccttaactgctgctatacaccggactcttttgcgagcacagctgcaagatgatgttgtgttggtgaacatcccgaacgacagcatcaagcgacagttagttcgcgatagattctacgataggcaatgcgtgtcagaatgttgcgtggtttgtccattcggtaagACCGCTGATAGCACGaacatcggagttatttaccaaatagaatgcctaatgtgcaacgccatttatattggagaaactggaaggatgctgaacgtgcgtatcaaggaacatttggccGGTAAAAGGTga
- a CDS encoding hypothetical protein (NECATOR_CHRX.G22472.T1), with product MTTQERLGSKATKKRLSPETLELIRHRGAARAAGNQALTSELARLCREAIKEDPKERRAEVLAEAAEAGKSIHYARRDFASRKTRMTALRNPKGTTIAS from the coding sequence ATGACTACAcaagaaaggcttggttctAAAGCCACCAAGAAACGTCTGTCTCCAGAAACTCTAGAGCTGATACGTCAccgtggagctgcacgagccgcagggaaccaagcactcacgtccgagctcgcaaggctttgcagagaagcgataaaggaagaccctaaagagagaagagcagaagtgctggctgaagctgcagaggcggggaaaagcatccactatgcccgtcgagacttcgccagtcgcaagacgaggatgactgctctccggaacccaaagggaacaaccattgcatcgtga
- a CDS encoding hypothetical protein (NECATOR_CHRX.G22473.T1), with protein sequence MLRLLNPVKAMSIQLVTALGALSGCVLSLCVADPSALADATSSSWILPFTAGGFIYIATVSVIPELLENSSTGQSVREILALLLGIFMMYLISMYE encoded by the exons ATGTTACGTCTACTAAATCCGGTCAAG GCGATGAGTATTCAACTTGTTACTGCTTTGGGTGCCCTTTCTGGATGTGTTCTTTCTCTTTGTGTAGCTGATCCATCAGCTCTAGCTGATGCTACCTCCAGCAGTTGGATCCTTCCTTTTACAG CTGGAGGCTTCATTTACATTGCCACTGTTTCCGTAATTCCTGAACTTCTTGAGAACTCATCGACAGGACAGTCTGTACGAGAAATTTTAGCGCTTTTATTGGGGATATTTATGATGTATCTCATTTCCATGTATGAgtag
- a CDS encoding hypothetical protein (NECATOR_CHRX.G22473.T2), with product MSIQLVTALGALSGCVLSLCVADPSALADATSSSWILPFTAGGFIYIATVSVIPELLENSSTGQGRKLWIVSAHVPAETAENNSKDAFYGELNALMSKIPSQQVANVGIDANAKIGLEQQTDLLRKWHYPA from the exons ATGAGTATTCAACTTGTTACTGCTTTGGGTGCCCTTTCTGGATGTGTTCTTTCTCTTTGTGTAGCTGATCCATCAGCTCTAGCTGATGCTACCTCCAGCAGTTGGATCCTTCCTTTTACAG CTGGAGGCTTCATTTACATTGCCACTGTTTCCGTAATTCCTGAACTTCTTGAGAACTCATCGACAGGACA aggacgtaaactctggatcgtaagtgcccacGTACCTgcggaaaccgctgagaacaacagtaaggacgcttTCTATggtgaactcaatgcgttgatgtctaaaataccaagccagcaggtggccaatgtcggaatcgacgcaaatgcgaagataggACTTGAACAGCAGACCGATCTGCTACGAAAATGGCATTATCCAGCGTAA
- a CDS encoding hypothetical protein (NECATOR_CHRX.G22474.T1), translating to MRTIKLQLDYVLTRNISQSDIRKSRAVWDVAFDSDHRPVLFTFKIRVHKRNRRVSLQPKIDMSGLKDEECRTKFRHRMSIHIGVRTRKKLSDADSFTKCIQGATRETPPVLLPRNKFAFASAETKSTFNSICVARSTGDFKQEKRLKRKLRRQLQQDHHNEWTSRAMELEKVWYDKNRWKAYALLKQ from the coding sequence ATGAGGACTATTAAGCTTCAGCTTGACTACGTGctgacgaggaacatttctcagtcagatatccgaaaatctagagctgtttgggacgtcgcgttcgactctgaccaccgtccagttcttttcACCTTCAAGATACGggtccacaagagaaaccgacgAGTTTCTCTTCagccgaaaatcgacatgtcaggtctgaaagatgaagaatgcagGACGAAATTCCGCCACCGTATGTCCATTCAtattggagtacggaccagaaagaagcttagcgatgcggactccttcacaaagtgcatccaagGCGCTACAAGGGAAACGcccccggttctattgccgcggaacaAGTTTGcatttgcatctgcggaaacgaAATCCACGTTCAATTCtatatgtgtcgcgcgcagcactggtgactttaaacaggaaaagcgtcttaaaaggaagctgcgtcgtcaactgcaacaagaccaccataacgagtggacgtcaagagcgatggagctTGAAAAGGTGTGGTACGACAAGAACCGGTGGAAAGCGTATGCTCTATTAAAACAGTAa
- a CDS encoding hypothetical protein (NECATOR_CHRX.G22475.T1) yields MKRCSPVLNTVNGVAVGEVTLPIWRYHFKTLLNRQTTLAPELEHVHKPAYAVNEEPPTESEVLVCIQRMKNGSGDGVICAEVLKYLPPSGIREMTKIIR; encoded by the coding sequence atgaagagatgttCTCCTGTTCTTAACACTGtcaatggagtagctgtcggtgaagtaacccttccaatttggagatatcacttcaagaccttgctgaaccggcaaacAACATTAGCTCccgaactcgaacacgttcataagccggcatatgcggttaacgaggagccaccgacagagtcggaggttctagtctgtattcaaagaatgaaaaatggaagtgGAGACGGCGTGATTTGCGCAGAagtgctaaaatatcttcctccgtctgggattcgtgagatgacaaagatcatccgttga